Proteins encoded by one window of Actinocorallia herbida:
- a CDS encoding cold-shock protein, with product MATGTVKWFNAEKGFGFIEQDGGGSDVFAHYSNIAAQGYRELQEGQKVSFDITQGPKGPQAENIVGI from the coding sequence ATGGCTACCGGTACTGTGAAGTGGTTCAACGCGGAGAAGGGCTTCGGCTTCATCGAGCAGGACGGCGGAGGCTCCGACGTCTTCGCCCACTACTCCAACATCGCCGCTCAGGGCTACCGTGAGCTCCAGGAGGGCCAGAAGGTGTCCTTCGACATCACGCAGGGCCCCAAGGGCCCGCAGGCCGAGAACATCGTCGGCATCTGA
- a CDS encoding MFS transporter, with protein MTRQAKRSFSRSARLLMVNQFGINLGFYLLMPFLADHLSEGLGLTGALVGIVLGVRNLSQQGMFLVGGTLADRFGPKPLIVAGCLLRTGGFALLGLVDTLPGLVLGAAATGLAGALFNPAVRAYLAAEAGARRVEAFAAFNAFYQAGILAGPVVGLALTAVGFRTTCLTAAAVFAVLTVAQLTALPHRPPTPSGRLPVRTTWRQVLGDRRFLAFSAAMCGTYLLSFQTYLALPLALRALDPGGGRAAVAVTAMFAAGGLLTVLAQTRLTAWCARRWSPGRALVRGNALLSAAFLLPALTGAAVPARPSLAGFAVAAAPLLATGVLIACATMITFPFEMDVIVTLSGDRLVATHYGLYNTIAGVGIALGNLGAGAALDLARRLGAPALPWLALAAVGATTTAVLHRLGSTGRLTAGHPAPIEANAP; from the coding sequence ATGACCCGTCAGGCGAAGCGGTCCTTCAGCCGATCGGCCCGGCTGCTGATGGTCAACCAGTTCGGCATCAACCTCGGCTTCTACCTGCTGATGCCCTTCCTCGCCGACCACCTGTCCGAGGGCCTGGGCCTGACCGGCGCGCTCGTCGGCATCGTCCTGGGCGTGCGCAACCTCAGCCAGCAGGGCATGTTCCTGGTCGGCGGGACCCTCGCCGACCGGTTCGGCCCGAAGCCGCTGATCGTGGCGGGCTGCCTGCTGCGGACCGGCGGCTTCGCCCTCCTGGGCCTGGTCGACACGCTGCCGGGCCTCGTGCTCGGCGCCGCCGCCACAGGGCTCGCGGGCGCCCTGTTCAACCCCGCGGTCCGCGCCTACCTCGCCGCGGAGGCGGGGGCGCGGAGGGTCGAGGCCTTCGCCGCCTTCAACGCCTTCTACCAGGCGGGGATCCTCGCCGGGCCCGTCGTCGGGCTCGCCCTGACGGCGGTGGGGTTCCGGACGACGTGCCTGACCGCGGCCGCGGTCTTCGCCGTGCTGACCGTCGCGCAGCTGACCGCGCTGCCGCACCGGCCGCCGACCCCGTCGGGCCGGCTGCCCGTCCGCACCACGTGGAGGCAGGTGCTCGGCGACCGCCGCTTCCTCGCCTTCTCCGCCGCGATGTGCGGCACCTATCTCTTGTCCTTCCAGACCTACCTGGCACTCCCGCTCGCCCTGCGCGCGCTGGATCCGGGCGGGGGCCGGGCTGCTGTGGCCGTCACCGCCATGTTCGCCGCGGGCGGGCTGCTCACCGTGCTCGCGCAGACCCGCCTCACCGCGTGGTGCGCCCGGCGGTGGAGCCCGGGCCGGGCGCTGGTCCGGGGGAACGCGCTGCTGTCGGCGGCCTTCCTGCTGCCCGCGCTCACCGGCGCCGCGGTCCCGGCCCGGCCCTCGCTCGCCGGGTTCGCGGTCGCGGCGGCGCCCCTGCTGGCGACGGGCGTGCTCATCGCGTGCGCGACGATGATCACCTTCCCGTTCGAGATGGACGTCATCGTGACGCTGTCCGGCGACCGGCTCGTCGCCACCCACTACGGCCTCTACAACACCATCGCCGGTGTCGGGATAGCCCTGGGCAACCTGGGCGCGGGGGCGGCCCTGGACCTGGCCCGCCGCCTCGGCGCGCCGGCCCTGCCCTGGCTCGCGCTGGCCGCCGTCGGCGCCACCACGACGGCGGTCCTGCACCGGCTCGGCAGCACAGGCCGCCTGACGGCCGGGCACCCCGCGCCGATCGAGGCGAACGCGCCCTGA
- a CDS encoding acyl-CoA dehydrogenase family protein codes for MSEVGGLYNVSEEHEMLREAIRALADEKIAPRAAETDESGEFPWDVYKDLVEAGFHAVHVPEQYGGEGADALAAVIVIEEVARACASSSLIPAVNKLGTVPLLLSASEQIKSTYLPKVASGESLFAYALSEPEAGSDAAGMKTRAVRDGDDYVLNGVKMWISNAGVADFYTVMAVTEPGIGARGISAFVVEKADAGVSFGPKEKKLGIKGSPTRQVIMEDVRIPAWRMIGEPGTGFKTALATLDHTRITIAAQALGIAQGALDYAIGYVKERKQFGKAIGEFQGVQFMLADMAMKLEAARQLTYAAAAKSEAAMHGAQIKDLTFFSSAAKCAASDAAMEITTDAVQLLGGYGYTSDFPAERMMRDAKITQIYEGTNQIQRMVMARQLLK; via the coding sequence ATGAGCGAAGTCGGCGGGCTGTACAACGTGTCCGAAGAGCACGAGATGCTGCGCGAGGCCATCAGGGCCCTCGCCGACGAGAAGATCGCCCCGCGCGCCGCCGAGACCGACGAGAGCGGCGAGTTCCCCTGGGACGTCTACAAGGACCTCGTCGAGGCGGGGTTCCACGCCGTCCACGTCCCCGAGCAGTACGGCGGCGAGGGCGCCGACGCGCTCGCCGCGGTGATCGTGATCGAGGAGGTCGCCCGCGCGTGCGCCTCCTCCTCGCTCATCCCCGCCGTGAACAAGCTCGGCACCGTGCCGCTGCTGCTCTCGGCGTCCGAGCAGATCAAGTCCACCTACCTGCCGAAGGTGGCGAGCGGCGAGTCCCTGTTCGCCTACGCCCTCTCCGAGCCCGAGGCCGGCTCCGACGCCGCGGGCATGAAGACCCGGGCCGTCCGCGACGGTGACGACTACGTGCTCAACGGCGTCAAGATGTGGATCTCCAACGCGGGCGTCGCCGACTTCTACACCGTCATGGCGGTCACCGAGCCCGGCATCGGCGCTCGCGGCATCTCCGCCTTCGTCGTCGAGAAGGCCGACGCGGGCGTCTCCTTCGGCCCAAAGGAGAAGAAGCTCGGCATCAAGGGCTCCCCGACCCGTCAGGTGATCATGGAGGACGTCCGGATCCCCGCGTGGCGCATGATCGGTGAGCCCGGCACCGGATTCAAGACCGCCCTCGCCACGCTCGACCACACCCGGATCACCATCGCCGCCCAGGCCCTCGGCATCGCCCAGGGCGCGCTCGACTACGCGATCGGGTACGTCAAGGAGCGCAAGCAGTTCGGCAAGGCGATCGGCGAGTTCCAGGGCGTCCAGTTCATGCTCGCCGACATGGCGATGAAGCTGGAGGCCGCCCGGCAGCTCACCTACGCCGCCGCCGCCAAGTCCGAGGCCGCCATGCACGGCGCCCAGATCAAGGATCTCACCTTCTTCTCCAGCGCCGCAAAGTGCGCCGCCTCCGACGCCGCGATGGAGATCACGACCGACGCCGTCCAGCTGCTCGGCGGCTACGGCTACACCTCCGACTTCCCGGCCGAGCGGATGATGCGCGACGCCAAGATCACCCAGATCTACGAGGGCACCAACCAGATCCAGCGCATGGTCATGGCCCGCCAGCTCCTCAAGTAA
- a CDS encoding FecCD family ABC transporter permease has protein sequence MSDLPVTRGTTEPPAQGAPAGPALRRRRLGPLAAGLLVLVAALVAACVLSLAVGANALPFRTVWQALTHYDPANPHHLIVVEKRLPRTLVGITVGLGLAVAGVVMQGLTRNPLADPGLLGVNAGASLFVVLALGVFGVQGSGYLWFAFLGAAVVTVVVYGVASAAGRGGATPVTMVLAGAAVTAALTSLVTGILLTDRAALDEMRFWQVGALSARDFTIFWQTLPGIAAGLVLAFAVSRGLNGLAMGEEVARGLGQKVGLVRAFAAISVVLLCGSATAAAGPISFVGLMVAHFAVRMAGPDHRWSIPYAALAGPTLLIGCDVLGRVVVRPGELQVGVVVAAVGAPLLVALIRMRGKGRR, from the coding sequence GTGTCCGACCTTCCCGTCACCCGGGGCACGACCGAACCGCCGGCGCAGGGCGCCCCGGCCGGACCGGCGCTGCGGCGCCGCCGGCTCGGGCCCCTGGCCGCCGGTCTGCTCGTGCTCGTCGCGGCCCTGGTCGCGGCGTGCGTGCTCAGCCTCGCCGTCGGCGCCAACGCGCTGCCATTTCGCACGGTGTGGCAGGCGCTCACGCATTACGACCCGGCGAACCCGCACCATCTGATCGTCGTAGAGAAGCGGCTCCCCCGCACGCTCGTCGGCATCACGGTCGGCCTCGGCCTCGCCGTCGCCGGAGTCGTCATGCAGGGCCTGACCCGAAATCCGCTGGCCGACCCGGGACTCCTCGGGGTCAACGCGGGCGCCTCCCTGTTCGTCGTGCTCGCGCTCGGCGTGTTCGGCGTGCAGGGCTCCGGATACCTCTGGTTCGCCTTCCTCGGCGCCGCCGTGGTGACCGTCGTCGTCTACGGGGTGGCGAGCGCCGCCGGGCGCGGCGGGGCCACCCCCGTCACGATGGTGCTCGCGGGGGCGGCGGTCACCGCCGCGCTCACCTCGCTGGTCACCGGGATCCTGCTCACCGACCGCGCCGCTCTCGACGAGATGCGCTTCTGGCAGGTCGGCGCGCTCTCCGCGCGGGATTTCACGATCTTCTGGCAGACGCTGCCCGGCATCGCCGCAGGGCTCGTCCTCGCCTTCGCGGTGAGCCGGGGCCTCAACGGGCTCGCCATGGGCGAGGAGGTGGCACGCGGTCTCGGCCAGAAGGTAGGGCTCGTCCGCGCCTTCGCCGCGATCTCGGTGGTCCTGCTGTGCGGCTCGGCCACCGCGGCCGCCGGCCCCATCTCCTTCGTCGGCCTCATGGTCGCCCACTTCGCGGTCCGTATGGCGGGCCCCGACCACCGCTGGAGCATCCCGTACGCGGCGCTCGCGGGGCCGACGCTGCTCATCGGCTGCGACGTGCTCGGCAGGGTCGTCGTCCGGCCGGGCGAACTCCAGGTCGGCGTCGTGGTCGCCGCCGTCGGCGCGCCGCTGCTCGTCGCCCTCATCCGGATGCGCGGGAAAGGACGCCGATGA
- a CDS encoding iron-siderophore ABC transporter substrate-binding protein encodes MLTVVRSPRAALAALVTVTALALSGCSSAEPETETSASAAAADAFPVTITSALGDAVIPAAPERVVTLGWSSQDAALALGVVPVAMPKNTYGGDADGFLPWDADKIKELGGTPPALLPEGTDVPFEEIVEAEPDVILAPYSGITQDDFDKLSKVAPVVAYPEKPWSLAWQDQIEIVGKALGRSGEAADLLAQTQASVKALADENPGLKDKTFFYAAANEADLLNVYRENDPRVGMLVDLGLTPAASVKDLDAKPTEGDFFYQLSYENVSKIETDLLVMYFASQADVDKFVADPVIAALPAIKEGRFAPIVGESFVMATSAPTVLSIPWMLDQYVPQLAEVAAKAAE; translated from the coding sequence TTGCTCACCGTCGTTCGGTCGCCCCGGGCCGCACTCGCCGCTTTGGTCACCGTGACCGCCCTCGCGCTTTCCGGGTGCTCCTCGGCCGAGCCGGAGACCGAGACGAGCGCGTCCGCGGCCGCCGCCGACGCGTTCCCGGTCACCATCACCAGCGCCCTCGGCGACGCCGTCATCCCCGCGGCGCCCGAGCGGGTCGTCACCCTCGGCTGGTCCAGCCAGGACGCCGCGCTGGCCCTCGGCGTCGTGCCGGTCGCGATGCCGAAGAACACCTACGGCGGCGACGCCGACGGCTTCCTCCCCTGGGACGCCGACAAGATCAAGGAGCTGGGCGGGACGCCCCCGGCCCTGCTGCCCGAGGGCACCGACGTGCCCTTCGAGGAGATCGTCGAGGCCGAGCCCGACGTCATCCTCGCCCCGTACTCCGGCATCACCCAGGACGACTTCGACAAGCTCAGCAAGGTCGCCCCGGTCGTCGCCTACCCGGAGAAGCCCTGGTCGCTGGCGTGGCAGGACCAGATCGAGATCGTCGGCAAGGCCCTCGGCAGGAGCGGAGAGGCCGCCGACCTGCTCGCGCAGACCCAGGCGTCCGTCAAGGCGCTCGCGGACGAGAACCCCGGGCTGAAGGACAAGACGTTCTTCTACGCGGCGGCCAACGAGGCGGACCTGCTCAACGTCTATCGCGAGAACGACCCGCGGGTCGGCATGCTGGTCGACCTCGGCCTGACCCCGGCCGCGAGCGTCAAGGACCTCGACGCCAAGCCGACCGAGGGCGACTTCTTCTACCAGCTGAGCTACGAGAACGTCTCGAAGATCGAGACCGACCTCCTGGTGATGTACTTCGCGAGCCAGGCCGACGTCGACAAGTTCGTCGCCGACCCGGTCATCGCCGCGCTCCCCGCCATCAAGGAAGGCCGCTTCGCGCCGATCGTCGGCGAGTCGTTCGTCATGGCGACCAGCGCGCCGACCGTGCTGTCCATCCCGTGGATGCTCGACCAGTACGTCCCGCAGCTCGCCGAGGTCGCCGCGAAGGCCGCCGAGTAG
- a CDS encoding GntR family transcriptional regulator encodes MLISIDPAEETPLFEQIAASVRSGIMDGSISAGDRMPTAKVLCASLGVNRNTVLHAYQMLRDEGLLELRRGRGATITERAGTLARLSDAVRGLVDEARALGVSADTLARLIRESYPRDLADSPMAATVPVPAPGRVSRHTEGESR; translated from the coding sequence GTGCTGATCTCGATCGATCCGGCGGAGGAGACTCCGCTGTTCGAGCAGATCGCGGCGTCGGTGCGGTCCGGGATCATGGACGGGTCGATCAGCGCCGGAGACCGGATGCCGACGGCGAAGGTGCTCTGCGCCTCGCTCGGGGTCAATCGGAACACCGTGCTGCACGCCTACCAGATGCTCCGCGACGAGGGGCTGCTCGAGCTGCGGCGGGGCCGCGGCGCGACGATCACCGAGCGGGCGGGCACGCTCGCCCGGCTGTCCGACGCGGTGCGCGGCCTCGTGGACGAGGCCCGTGCCCTCGGCGTCTCAGCCGACACCCTCGCCCGATTGATCAGGGAGTCCTACCCGCGCGACCTCGCGGACTCACCGATGGCCGCGACGGTCCCCGTCCCCGCACCAGGTCGCGTATCGCGTCACACCGAAGGAGAATCCCGATGA
- a CDS encoding TetR family transcriptional regulator — MSGRRDARRELMSAAISLSLAHGFEATTVDEIAAAAGVARRTFFRHFRAKEDAVLPDHDACLERVRAFLDAASPLDPPLQVVARAAELVLDMYAADPETAVRRYEVIRRVPALREWEIAATSRYQRAFVTYLNARRPAADLDGFRLHHEVAASAVAATHNHVLRTWLRATAPGDVRPLFTAAITEVLTALTPWLDSGTAAPAATPADDIMIILAPRTTPLWKLAESIRAAADPAP, encoded by the coding sequence ATGTCCGGAAGGCGCGACGCGCGGCGCGAACTGATGTCCGCGGCGATCAGCCTGTCCCTGGCCCACGGCTTCGAGGCCACCACCGTCGATGAGATCGCGGCGGCCGCCGGGGTGGCCCGGCGTACTTTCTTCCGGCACTTCCGGGCCAAGGAGGACGCGGTCCTCCCCGACCACGACGCCTGCCTGGAACGGGTCCGCGCCTTCCTCGACGCGGCCTCCCCACTGGATCCGCCGCTCCAGGTCGTCGCGCGGGCCGCCGAACTCGTGCTGGACATGTACGCCGCGGACCCGGAGACCGCGGTCCGGCGGTACGAGGTGATCCGCCGCGTCCCGGCCCTGCGCGAGTGGGAGATCGCCGCGACCAGCCGCTACCAGCGCGCCTTCGTGACCTACCTGAACGCCCGCCGCCCGGCCGCCGACCTCGACGGCTTCCGTCTCCACCACGAGGTCGCCGCCTCCGCCGTCGCCGCCACGCACAACCACGTCCTGCGCACCTGGCTCCGCGCCACCGCCCCCGGCGACGTCCGTCCCCTCTTCACCGCGGCCATCACCGAAGTCCTCACCGCCCTCACCCCCTGGCTCGACTCCGGCACCGCAGCCCCCGCCGCCACCCCGGCCGACGACATCATGATCATCCTCGCCCCCCGCACCACCCCCCTCTGGAAGCTCGCCGAATCCATCCGGGCCGCCGCGGACCCCGCCCCCTGA
- a CDS encoding FecCD family ABC transporter permease, protein MTVSPSPVGRQFRRARLREARVAGALAVVIAALAVLGLTIGKASVSPPEVFSALIGRADAMTRFVILELRMPRMVTALLAGACLGLSGAVLQSILRNPLASPDIIGVTNSASAAGVIGLILLGISGLALSGIVLAGTVAATAVVYLLSWRRAAHQLVIVGIGVSAVCASVVSYVFTRSDIRDAQEALVWINGSLGRSGWDTALTLAVCAAALLPASLAFGRRLTVLELGDDPAAALGVKVGRTRTLMLGLAAALAAAAVAVVGPVPFVALVSAPIARRLTATGSVALLPSALIGAAVLLASDLVAQFAIPDVPLPAGVVTGVVGAPYLLWILVRSGLRRG, encoded by the coding sequence ATGACCGTATCCCCCTCCCCGGTGGGCCGCCAGTTCCGGCGGGCACGGCTGCGCGAGGCCCGGGTCGCCGGCGCGCTCGCCGTGGTGATCGCCGCGCTCGCGGTGCTCGGACTCACGATCGGCAAGGCGTCCGTCAGCCCCCCGGAGGTCTTCTCCGCGCTCATCGGCCGCGCCGACGCGATGACCCGGTTCGTCATCCTGGAACTGCGCATGCCGCGCATGGTCACCGCGCTCCTCGCCGGGGCGTGCCTCGGCCTGTCCGGCGCCGTGCTCCAGTCGATCCTGCGCAACCCGCTGGCCAGCCCCGACATCATCGGCGTCACCAACAGCGCCAGCGCCGCGGGCGTCATCGGCCTCATCCTCCTCGGCATCAGCGGGCTCGCCCTCTCCGGGATCGTCCTGGCCGGGACCGTCGCGGCGACCGCCGTCGTCTATCTGCTGTCCTGGCGGCGCGCCGCGCACCAGCTCGTCATCGTCGGCATCGGCGTTTCCGCCGTGTGCGCCAGCGTCGTGTCCTACGTCTTCACCCGCAGCGACATCCGCGACGCCCAGGAGGCCCTGGTCTGGATCAACGGCAGCCTCGGCCGGTCAGGCTGGGACACCGCGCTCACCCTGGCGGTCTGCGCCGCCGCGCTGCTGCCCGCGTCCCTCGCCTTCGGCCGGCGGCTCACCGTCCTGGAACTCGGCGACGACCCGGCCGCCGCCCTCGGCGTCAAGGTCGGCCGCACCCGCACCCTGATGCTCGGCCTCGCCGCGGCACTCGCCGCGGCCGCCGTCGCCGTCGTCGGCCCCGTTCCGTTCGTCGCCCTGGTCAGCGCCCCGATCGCCCGCCGCCTCACCGCCACCGGATCGGTCGCCCTGCTCCCCTCCGCGCTCATCGGCGCCGCCGTCCTCCTGGCCTCCGACCTGGTCGCCCAGTTCGCCATCCCGGACGTCCCCCTCCCCGCAGGCGTCGTCACCGGCGTCGTCGGCGCCCCCTACCTCCTCTGGATCCTCGTCCGCTCCGGCCTACGGCGCGGCTGA
- a CDS encoding DUF1648 domain-containing protein, whose protein sequence is MTASPPPTARFLAVAAGLPALFTVIAVVAQLILLPRLPDPAATHWGFNGLPDSFGPRWIGPLLAGLLGAGLPALVVANALPGLRRGDGGGAYRLSGALAPAISLFICVLMILTTVAQLDLATARESRLAPAWVLVPFAAALAVGVASWFALPREAGSAPGSTVSPRPLTSSERVVWTGRATLSPIGLVLIGLLVAGSWATVFLTAPEQTWMAVGVAVLVLVATLTTMTFRVRVDGRGLSVVSVFGLPRFRVPLADIASVEVVPVRPLGQFGGWGLRRIPGAFGVVLRTGDALQITRRSGPRFLVTVADAPTAASLLQGLATRAARTP, encoded by the coding sequence ATGACCGCCTCCCCGCCGCCCACCGCGCGCTTCCTCGCCGTAGCAGCGGGGCTGCCCGCCCTCTTCACCGTCATCGCGGTGGTCGCCCAGCTGATCCTGCTGCCGCGGCTGCCCGATCCCGCCGCCACCCATTGGGGCTTCAACGGCCTGCCGGACTCCTTCGGCCCCCGCTGGATCGGTCCGCTCCTCGCCGGTCTGCTCGGTGCGGGCCTCCCCGCCCTGGTCGTCGCCAATGCGCTGCCCGGGCTGCGCCGGGGAGACGGCGGCGGGGCGTACCGCCTGTCCGGCGCGCTCGCCCCCGCGATCTCCCTGTTCATCTGCGTGCTGATGATCCTGACCACCGTGGCGCAGCTCGACCTGGCCACCGCCCGCGAGTCCAGGCTCGCGCCGGCCTGGGTGCTCGTGCCGTTCGCGGCCGCCCTCGCCGTCGGGGTCGCCTCCTGGTTCGCCCTCCCCCGCGAGGCCGGCTCGGCGCCCGGATCCACGGTGTCGCCGCGCCCGCTCACGTCCAGCGAACGCGTGGTCTGGACGGGCCGGGCGACGCTCTCGCCGATCGGACTCGTGCTCATCGGGCTCCTCGTCGCCGGCTCCTGGGCAACCGTCTTCCTCACCGCGCCGGAGCAGACCTGGATGGCCGTGGGCGTGGCCGTGCTCGTCCTCGTCGCCACTCTCACGACGATGACGTTCCGCGTCCGGGTCGACGGCAGGGGCCTGTCCGTCGTGTCGGTCTTCGGCCTGCCCCGCTTCCGGGTGCCACTCGCCGACATCGCCTCGGTCGAGGTGGTGCCGGTCCGACCACTCGGCCAGTTCGGGGGCTGGGGCCTCCGCCGCATCCCGGGCGCCTTCGGCGTCGTCCTGCGCACCGGCGACGCCCTCCAGATCACTCGCCGCTCAGGCCCCCGCTTCCTCGTCACCGTCGCCGACGCCCCCACCGCCGCCTCCCTCCTCCAGGGCCTCGCCACCCGAGCCGCCCGAACCCCCTGA
- a CDS encoding aldo/keto reductase — MEERLIGRLNRRVSVVGLGTWQLGADWGEVEEKDALAVLEAAVASGVTFLDTADVYGDGRSERVVGRFLRDDPGVFVATKMGRRMPQVPENYTLDHFREWTDRSRANLGVDRLDLVQLHCPPTAVYSSDAVFDALDTLVAEERIAAYGVSVETCAEALTAIARPGTATVQIILNAFRRKPLEQVLPAAEAAGVGIIARVPLASGLLSGRYRHDTAFAPADHRNFNRHGEAFDVGETFSGVDYDTGVDAAQEFAALAPSGATPAQTALRWIIQQPGVSTVIPGARTPDQARANASAAALPALSPGTLTEIAALYDRRIRPSVHHRW; from the coding sequence ATGGAAGAACGGCTCATCGGACGGCTGAATCGTCGGGTCTCGGTGGTGGGGCTCGGCACGTGGCAGCTCGGCGCGGACTGGGGCGAGGTCGAGGAGAAAGACGCGCTCGCCGTCCTTGAGGCGGCCGTGGCATCGGGCGTCACATTCCTCGACACCGCCGACGTCTACGGGGACGGGCGCAGCGAGCGCGTCGTCGGCAGGTTCCTGCGCGACGATCCCGGGGTGTTCGTCGCCACCAAGATGGGACGGCGGATGCCGCAGGTCCCCGAGAACTACACGCTCGACCACTTCCGGGAGTGGACGGACAGGTCGCGCGCCAACCTCGGCGTCGACAGGCTCGATCTCGTGCAGCTGCACTGCCCGCCGACCGCCGTGTACTCCTCGGACGCCGTGTTCGACGCCCTTGACACGCTCGTGGCCGAAGAGCGGATCGCCGCCTACGGTGTCAGCGTGGAGACCTGCGCCGAGGCGCTGACGGCCATCGCACGGCCGGGCACCGCGACGGTCCAGATCATTCTGAACGCGTTCCGCCGCAAGCCGCTGGAGCAGGTCCTGCCCGCGGCCGAGGCCGCCGGGGTGGGCATCATCGCCCGGGTGCCGCTCGCCTCCGGCCTCCTGTCCGGCCGCTACCGCCACGACACCGCGTTCGCCCCCGCCGACCACCGGAACTTCAACCGCCACGGCGAGGCCTTCGACGTCGGCGAGACCTTCTCCGGCGTCGACTACGACACCGGCGTGGACGCCGCCCAGGAGTTCGCCGCGCTCGCCCCCTCCGGCGCGACCCCGGCCCAGACCGCCCTCCGCTGGATCATCCAGCAGCCCGGCGTGAGCACGGTCATCCCCGGCGCCCGCACCCCCGACCAGGCACGGGCCAACGCTTCCGCCGCGGCCCTACCGGCCCTCTCACCCGGCACCCTCACCGAGATCGCCGCCCTCTACGACCGCAGGATCCGCCCCTCGGTCCACCACCGCTGGTAG
- a CDS encoding DUF1349 domain-containing protein yields MDAGAIVPWGEAGWLNPPPSAEPDGASLVVTTAHGSDFWRHTGYGFVRDDGHALLAGFPAGTAVEVTFEAALTALYDQAGVLVRVDAETWVKAGVEATDGTPHLGAVVTHGTSDWSLAAVPEWAGLPVTVRVSRSGDALTVRARAADGPWRMVRLAHLAPDAAATAGPFCCSPSRGGLRVRFTRFVLGPADTGLHDAP; encoded by the coding sequence ATGGACGCCGGAGCAATCGTGCCGTGGGGCGAGGCCGGCTGGCTGAACCCGCCTCCCTCGGCGGAGCCTGACGGGGCCTCCCTGGTCGTCACCACCGCGCACGGCAGCGACTTCTGGCGGCACACGGGCTACGGGTTCGTCCGTGACGACGGGCACGCGCTCCTTGCCGGATTCCCAGCGGGAACGGCCGTCGAAGTCACCTTCGAGGCCGCCCTCACCGCGCTCTACGACCAGGCGGGAGTACTGGTCAGGGTCGACGCCGAGACCTGGGTGAAGGCAGGCGTGGAAGCCACCGACGGCACCCCGCATCTCGGCGCCGTCGTCACCCACGGCACCTCGGACTGGTCGCTCGCCGCCGTACCCGAGTGGGCCGGCCTGCCCGTCACCGTGCGCGTCAGCCGGTCGGGCGACGCCCTGACCGTCCGCGCCCGAGCCGCCGACGGCCCTTGGCGCATGGTCCGCCTGGCTCATCTCGCCCCCGACGCGGCGGCCACCGCGGGCCCGTTCTGCTGCTCACCGTCACGCGGCGGCCTACGAGTCCGCTTCACTCGTTTCGTCCTCGGCCCCGCCGACACGGGCCTCCACGACGCACCCTGA